A single genomic interval of Sulfurovum sp. TSL6 harbors:
- a CDS encoding sulfite oxidase heme-binding subunit YedZ translates to MIRGLIFLLLLIPFIYLVLELFIFQRAIDPIKYIYTVTGATAITLLFFTTTLSLWFKKLIKYRRMIGLFGFFYAFLHMCNFFILDMNADLLFAFKETIDKPFIYLGMISFLLLFFMAATSTKKHFRKYRKYHKVLYIVLILTTIHFVMAQKSLSVSQYGYLSIMFVIAFYKIKNILVTKRT, encoded by the coding sequence ATGATAAGAGGCCTCATCTTTTTGCTTTTATTAATACCTTTTATCTATTTGGTATTAGAACTTTTCATTTTTCAAAGGGCCATTGACCCCATAAAATATATCTATACGGTTACAGGGGCTACAGCCATTACACTATTATTCTTTACCACAACCCTCTCCTTATGGTTCAAAAAACTTATTAAATACAGAAGAATGATAGGTCTATTTGGTTTTTTTTATGCTTTTTTACATATGTGTAATTTTTTTATTTTAGATATGAATGCAGACCTTCTCTTTGCCTTTAAAGAGACGATTGATAAGCCTTTTATCTATTTGGGAATGATCTCTTTTTTACTCTTGTTCTTCATGGCAGCTACTTCGACAAAAAAACATTTCAGAAAATACCGTAAATACCACAAAGTCCTCTATATCGTTCTCATTTTAACCACTATCCATTTTGTCATGGCACAAAAATCTTTATCTGTGTCACAGTATGGATATTTGAGTATTATGTTTGTTATAGCCTTCTATAAGATCAAAAACATTTTAGTGACAAAAAGAACTTAA
- the msrP gene encoding protein-methionine-sulfoxide reductase catalytic subunit MsrP, protein MQQLNPIDITPEILFNQRRSFLKLGAASIIASSTLMELMAKENLPLPNLTFKKDPNRDHLKLNTFKQITSYNNFYEFTTSKRGVKALAKDMNTEAWTITIDGLVEKPLTLDVEELMKKYALEERIYRFRCVEGWAMVVPWIGFELQKLIQDVKPLKSAKYVQFWTKYDEEMFPDQRRGIFATLTYPYTEGLRMDEALNPLTLLAVGLYGKTLENQNGAPIRLVVPWKYGFKSIKSIDKISFIEKQPLNTWQKENPKEFGFYANVNPEVDHPRWSQKTERVLGKFVKQRTLLFNGYEKEVGDMYREMDLRKEI, encoded by the coding sequence ATGCAACAGCTTAACCCTATAGACATCACACCGGAAATACTTTTTAATCAAAGAAGAAGTTTTTTAAAGTTGGGTGCTGCCTCTATTATAGCTTCATCAACACTGATGGAACTTATGGCAAAAGAGAATCTTCCTCTCCCTAACCTCACATTTAAAAAAGATCCAAATAGAGATCATTTGAAATTGAATACATTTAAACAAATCACTTCTTATAATAATTTTTATGAATTTACCACCAGCAAAAGAGGGGTTAAAGCTTTAGCCAAAGATATGAACACTGAAGCATGGACGATAACCATAGACGGACTGGTCGAAAAGCCGCTTACATTAGATGTGGAAGAACTTATGAAGAAGTATGCTTTAGAGGAGAGGATCTATAGATTTAGATGTGTGGAAGGCTGGGCAATGGTCGTACCATGGATAGGATTTGAATTACAAAAACTCATACAGGATGTCAAACCTTTAAAAAGTGCAAAATATGTACAATTCTGGACCAAATATGATGAAGAAATGTTTCCTGATCAAAGAAGAGGAATATTTGCTACACTCACTTACCCCTATACTGAAGGCTTGAGAATGGATGAAGCATTGAATCCTTTAACCCTTTTAGCCGTCGGTCTCTACGGTAAAACATTAGAAAACCAAAATGGTGCCCCTATCCGATTGGTCGTACCTTGGAAATACGGTTTTAAATCCATCAAATCTATAGATAAAATCTCATTTATAGAGAAGCAACCTCTCAATACCTGGCAGAAGGAAAATCCAAAAGAGTTTGGATTCTATGCCAATGTAAATCCTGAGGTTGACCACCCCAGATGGTCTCAAAAGACAGAACGTGTACTGGGAAAATTTGTGAAACAGAGAACTTTGCTTTTCAATGGTTATGAAAAAGAGGTAGGAGATATGTATAGAGAGATGGATTTGAGAAAAGAGATATGA
- a CDS encoding iron-sulfur cluster assembly scaffold protein — protein MGIDSLVGGTIWDEYSNKVTDLMNNPQNMGEITEEEAEAMGAKLIVADFGAESCGDAVRLYWAVEPETDKILSSKFKSFGCGTAIASSDTMAELCKGKTVDEAVKITNIDVEKAMRDDADTPAVPPQKMHCSVMAYDVIKKAAAQYKGVDIESLEEEVIVCECARVTLSTLQEVIRLNDLTTVEQITDYTKAGAFCKSCIKPGGHEEKDVYLVDLLEEHEKEKMAAGATLGNESGAGADFAKMTIVQRIKAVDKVVDENIRQMLVMDGGDMEILDIKENGENFDIYIRYLGACSGCASSSTGTLFAIENILKEKLDENIRVLPI, from the coding sequence ATGGGTATAGATAGTTTAGTAGGCGGTACCATCTGGGATGAGTACAGCAATAAAGTAACAGATTTAATGAACAACCCACAAAACATGGGTGAGATCACAGAAGAAGAAGCGGAAGCGATGGGTGCTAAACTCATCGTTGCTGACTTTGGTGCAGAGAGTTGTGGAGATGCCGTAAGACTTTACTGGGCAGTTGAGCCTGAAACAGACAAGATTCTTTCATCTAAGTTTAAAAGTTTTGGTTGTGGTACTGCTATTGCCTCTTCTGACACGATGGCTGAACTTTGTAAAGGTAAAACAGTTGATGAAGCAGTAAAGATCACGAATATTGACGTTGAAAAAGCAATGCGTGATGATGCAGATACGCCTGCAGTTCCACCGCAAAAAATGCACTGTTCTGTTATGGCTTATGATGTGATCAAAAAAGCTGCTGCACAATACAAAGGTGTAGATATAGAAAGCTTGGAAGAGGAAGTGATCGTGTGTGAATGTGCACGTGTAACCCTCTCTACACTGCAAGAGGTAATTCGTCTAAATGACCTTACAACAGTTGAACAAATCACAGATTACACAAAAGCGGGTGCATTTTGTAAATCATGTATCAAACCTGGTGGACACGAAGAAAAAGATGTGTATCTTGTAGACTTGTTGGAAGAACACGAAAAAGAAAAAATGGCTGCTGGTGCAACACTTGGTAATGAAAGTGGTGCCGGGGCTGATTTTGCCAAAATGACTATCGTTCAACGTATCAAAGCGGTGGACAAGGTAGTAGATGAAAATATCAGACAAATGCTTGTCATGGATGGCGGTGACATGGAGATCCTGGACATCAAAGAGAACGGTGAGAACTTTGACATTTATATCCGTTATTTAGGTGCATGTTCTGGTTGTGCAAGTTCAAGTACAGGTACACTTTTCGCGATAGAAAATATCTTAAAAGAGAAACTGGATGAGAATATCAGGGTTTTACCAATCTAA
- a CDS encoding NifS family cysteine desulfurase, whose amino-acid sequence MKVYLDNNATTIVDPQVFAEMEPYFVQKYGNPNSLHIFASDTHPGIKSGMERIYAGINAPREDSVIITSCATESNNWVLKSIYFEQILTGKKNHIIVSEVEHPSIIATAKFIESMGCKVTYLPINHEGLIDAQSVEESITDKTALVSIMWANNETGAIFPVEEIGAICKKHNVPFHTDAVQAIGKTPVDVQSFNVDYLTFSAHKFHGPKGVGALYMKKGKELMPLLHGGSQMGGYRSGTLNVPGIVGMGKAMEQAIDALDYEMSEIRKMRDAFEDELLKIEDTFVVTPREKRTPNTILISFRGIEGESMLWDLSRAGIGASTGSACASEDLEANSVMEAIGAAEDLAHTAIRFSLSRYTTQDELDYTLKVVKAAVIRLRGISSSYAYAPEGHESGLDSHHH is encoded by the coding sequence ATGAAGGTCTATTTAGACAATAATGCAACAACTATCGTTGACCCTCAGGTCTTCGCTGAGATGGAACCTTACTTTGTACAAAAGTACGGCAATCCAAACTCATTACACATATTTGCAAGTGATACACACCCTGGTATCAAATCCGGTATGGAAAGAATCTATGCGGGTATCAATGCTCCTAGAGAAGATTCTGTTATCATCACTTCTTGTGCAACAGAGAGTAATAACTGGGTACTCAAAAGTATCTATTTTGAACAGATCCTGACAGGTAAAAAGAACCATATCATTGTGTCTGAAGTAGAACACCCTTCTATCATTGCCACTGCGAAGTTTATAGAGAGTATGGGATGTAAAGTCACGTACCTTCCTATCAACCATGAAGGACTCATAGATGCACAGAGTGTAGAGGAGAGCATTACTGACAAAACCGCTCTTGTATCGATTATGTGGGCGAACAACGAAACCGGTGCTATCTTCCCGGTAGAAGAGATAGGTGCTATCTGTAAAAAGCACAATGTACCTTTTCACACAGATGCCGTACAAGCTATAGGTAAAACACCTGTCGATGTACAGTCATTTAATGTTGACTATCTTACATTTTCAGCACATAAATTCCATGGACCTAAAGGTGTAGGTGCCCTCTATATGAAAAAAGGCAAAGAGCTTATGCCTCTGCTTCATGGTGGTTCACAAATGGGTGGATACCGTTCAGGTACACTCAATGTGCCTGGTATCGTAGGTATGGGTAAAGCAATGGAACAGGCTATCGATGCCCTTGACTATGAAATGTCAGAGATCAGAAAGATGAGAGATGCTTTTGAAGATGAACTCCTCAAGATCGAAGATACATTTGTTGTAACACCAAGAGAAAAAAGAACACCAAACACCATCCTTATCTCATTTAGGGGTATCGAAGGTGAATCGATGTTATGGGATCTTAGCCGTGCAGGTATCGGTGCAAGTACAGGTTCAGCTTGTGCAAGTGAAGATCTGGAAGCAAACTCAGTAATGGAAGCTATCGGTGCAGCAGAAGACCTGGCACATACAGCTATCCGTTTTTCACTGAGCCGTTACACGACACAAGATGAGTTAGACTACACACTCAAAGTAGTTAAAGCAGCTGTCATAAGACTTAGAGGTATCTCAAGTTCATATGCATATGCACCAGAAGGTCATGAGAGTGGATTAGACTCTCATCACCATTAA